The following are encoded in a window of bacterium genomic DNA:
- a CDS encoding FtsW/RodA/SpoVE family cell cycle protein has product MMFTFFSKQDWFLNCALLFLAGCSLTILSSIDRALFLPQLIWFLIAFGLMQAIAFVDWQPFFNYRWIVFGVYLSAVLLLAATFFFAPTIREARSWLVFGPVQFQTSEFAKLALIILFSYFFARSHVGIARVGVLAKSFIYFAIPAAFVLKQPDLGSTIIIFSIWAGFLLVSGIQWKHLIIGLVLLSVLGVFGWTSFLRTYQKERIIAFLNPSYSPLRINYGVIQSKIAIGSAGFFGKGYGQGTQVQLGFLPAAETDFIFAAFVEEWGGLGGVLVLGAFVLMLLRIVKIGLDANNNFSKLICLGAVIMFLAQFAINIGSTLGLAPVIGVTFPFFSYGGSSILINAMLLGIIQSIVLRASFLRNSYD; this is encoded by the coding sequence ATGATGTTTACATTTTTTTCTAAGCAAGACTGGTTTTTGAATTGCGCGCTGTTATTTTTAGCCGGCTGCAGCCTCACTATTTTATCGAGTATTGATCGGGCTTTATTTTTGCCGCAGTTGATTTGGTTTCTGATTGCCTTCGGCCTAATGCAGGCGATTGCCTTTGTAGATTGGCAGCCTTTTTTCAATTATCGCTGGATAGTTTTTGGCGTGTATCTTTCTGCCGTTCTGCTTCTGGCCGCTACCTTCTTTTTCGCCCCGACTATCCGCGAGGCGAGAAGCTGGCTAGTTTTCGGGCCGGTGCAATTCCAAACCTCGGAATTCGCCAAGCTAGCGTTGATTATTCTTTTCTCGTACTTTTTCGCCAGAAGCCACGTTGGTATCGCGCGGGTCGGAGTGTTGGCTAAATCCTTTATATATTTTGCGATTCCGGCCGCTTTCGTATTGAAGCAACCTGATTTGGGTTCCACAATTATTATTTTCTCCATCTGGGCCGGGTTTTTGTTGGTCAGCGGCATTCAGTGGAAGCATCTTATTATTGGACTAGTGTTGCTGTCGGTGTTGGGAGTATTCGGTTGGACTTCATTTTTAAGAACCTATCAGAAAGAGCGCATTATCGCTTTCTTGAATCCCAGTTATTCTCCGTTGAGGATAAACTACGGCGTGATTCAATCTAAGATTGCCATCGGCTCGGCCGGATTTTTCGGCAAAGGCTACGGGCAGGGGACGCAGGTTCAGCTTGGGTTTTTGCCTGCGGCGGAGACGGATTTTATCTTTGCCGCTTTCGTGGAAGAGTGGGGTGGATTGGGGGGCGTGCTGGTGCTGGGGGCTTTCGTTTTAATGCTTCTGCGGATTGTGAAAATCGGCCTAGACGCCAATAATAATTTTTCCAAGCTGATTTGTTTGGGCGCGGTGATAATGTTCTTGGCGCAGTTCGCTATCAATATCGGCTCCACTCTTGGCTTGGCTCCGGTCATCGGTGTTACCTTCCCATTTTTCAGCTATGGAGGCTCAAGTATTTTAATCAATGCCATGCTTCTTGGTATTATTCAGAGCATAGTCTTGCGGGCGTCTTTTTTAAGAAATTCTTATGACTAG
- a CDS encoding Trp family transcriptional regulator yields MKKLEQFKSRAEWDRFMWDKVVEKLARAKSNREVEGILNKLLGEHERNLMLRRLTTILLIQDGLSYSQIGEVLWLSPNTISAVKKSLLSNKYYSWRRLAPKKGSPAKLALPDESIGEKFLINLGEYIANLQMGYSDPKYRWKFLRR; encoded by the coding sequence ATGAAAAAACTAGAACAGTTTAAGTCTCGTGCGGAATGGGATCGGTTTATGTGGGATAAGGTGGTTGAAAAACTGGCCCGGGCAAAATCTAACCGCGAAGTGGAAGGGATTCTTAATAAACTCCTTGGAGAGCATGAGCGAAATTTGATGCTGCGTAGATTGACGACAATATTACTAATTCAAGATGGCTTAAGTTATTCGCAAATCGGAGAAGTGCTTTGGCTTTCCCCGAATACGATAAGTGCCGTCAAGAAAAGTCTGTTATCAAATAAATATTATTCTTGGAGAAGGTTGGCGCCCAAAAAAGGCTCACCTGCTAAACTAGCATTGCCGGATGAATCCATTGGAGAAAAATTCTTAATAAATTTAGGGGAATACATCGCAAATCTACAAATGGGGTACAGTGATCCAAAGTACCGTTGGAAATTCTTACGCCGATAA
- a CDS encoding S1 RNA-binding domain-containing protein: MISVTKTNSQLGNFLKTEGAGITIFKHGDLVDGKMIKKAPKAVYFDLGSFGTGVVYGIELMNAQEILRNAKVGDTITGKVLDAENEDGYVELSLREVGKQKAWQEIKDLKDKGDVVAVKITGANSGGLMTDINGLKAFLPVSQLSTSHFPKVDDGDKAKILEELKKLIGAELKAKIIDVNPRANKLILSEREIVSENVKELLAKYNVGDIIDGIIGGVADFGAFFQFADNPSIEGLIHISELDHRLIENPKEVVKIGDAVKAKIVEIKDGRVSLSLKALKPNPWDKAEEKFKSGGEYSGTVLRFNPFGAFVGLDADIQGLIHVSEFGGIDEMKKQIEVGKSYTFKVDSVKPMEKRIILKLKK; encoded by the coding sequence ATGATTTCTGTAACCAAGACAAACTCTCAGCTCGGAAATTTTCTGAAAACCGAAGGCGCGGGAATAACTATCTTCAAGCATGGAGATTTAGTGGATGGAAAAATGATTAAGAAAGCCCCGAAAGCGGTTTATTTTGACTTGGGTTCTTTCGGCACGGGCGTAGTATATGGAATCGAACTGATGAACGCGCAGGAAATTTTGCGTAATGCCAAAGTCGGCGACACTATCACCGGAAAAGTTTTGGATGCGGAAAATGAAGATGGCTATGTGGAGCTTTCTCTTCGTGAAGTTGGAAAGCAAAAAGCTTGGCAGGAAATTAAAGATTTGAAAGACAAGGGAGATGTGGTGGCGGTAAAAATCACAGGAGCAAATTCCGGCGGCTTGATGACCGATATCAATGGCTTGAAAGCTTTCTTGCCGGTTTCCCAGCTTTCTACTTCCCACTTCCCGAAAGTAGATGACGGCGACAAGGCGAAAATTTTGGAAGAGTTGAAGAAATTAATCGGCGCCGAACTGAAGGCAAAGATCATCGACGTGAATCCTCGCGCCAACAAATTAATCTTGTCGGAGCGGGAAATCGTGAGCGAGAACGTAAAAGAGCTTTTGGCTAAGTATAATGTAGGCGATATTATCGATGGCATCATCGGCGGCGTGGCTGATTTCGGCGCTTTCTTCCAGTTTGCCGATAACCCGAGCATTGAGGGCTTAATCCATATTTCTGAATTGGATCACCGCTTGATTGAGAATCCGAAAGAAGTGGTAAAAATCGGCGATGCTGTAAAAGCGAAAATCGTGGAAATTAAAGACGGTCGCGTCTCCCTTTCTTTGAAAGCTTTGAAACCGAATCCATGGGATAAGGCGGAAGAGAAGTTCAAATCCGGCGGAGAATATTCCGGCACAGTCTTGCGCTTCAACCCATTCGGAGCTTTCGTTGGATTGGATGCCGATATCCAAGGCTTGATTCACGTATCCGAATTCGGCGGCATTGATGAAATGAAAAAGCAGATTGAGGTAGGGAAGTCCTACACCTTCAAAGTCGATTCCGTTAAGCCGATGGAAAAGCGCATCATCCTAAAGTTGAAAAAGTAA
- a CDS encoding DUF3800 domain-containing protein, producing MAKVNNFIFVDESGDPGKPFLVDSSGNKTATGASPFYIISAMCFDEKTLFKMEQRIMEIKNKFGYKKEIKSNDVSLPLYGSLLAILDELSIKTYYRLIDKRTYKGVFEVDGDKKLHNIFDEYNLVKAVAYAIQGDNLDEVEVVIDRTDRRLLDGKFDSFDNYLMKKVKKYIKDKDRERINHITHVDSRYVNAMQMSDIIGGAIKDDFTKKNEGLIRLVSSKNLIKVP from the coding sequence ATGGCTAAGGTAAATAACTTTATTTTTGTGGATGAATCTGGTGATCCGGGCAAGCCTTTTTTAGTTGACTCATCGGGGAATAAGACGGCAACCGGCGCCTCCCCTTTTTATATAATTTCTGCCATGTGTTTTGATGAGAAAACTTTATTTAAAATGGAGCAGAGGATAATGGAAATTAAAAATAAATTTGGTTATAAAAAAGAAATAAAAAGTAATGATGTTTCTTTGCCACTCTATGGGTCGCTATTGGCTATATTGGATGAGTTAAGTATTAAAACCTACTACCGTTTGATAGACAAGCGAACATATAAAGGAGTTTTTGAGGTGGATGGAGATAAAAAGCTGCACAATATTTTTGACGAATATAATTTAGTAAAGGCGGTTGCCTATGCCATTCAAGGTGATAATTTAGATGAGGTGGAAGTGGTCATTGATCGAACAGATCGGAGATTGCTAGATGGGAAATTCGACTCCTTTGACAACTATCTAATGAAAAAAGTGAAAAAGTACATCAAAGATAAAGATAGAGAAAGAATCAATCATATAACGCACGTTGATTCTCGATATGTAAATGCAATGCAAATGTCAGACATTATAGGCGGGGCAATTAAGGACGATTTTACAAAGAAGAATGAGGGTTTAATAAGGTTGGTATCAAGCAAAAATCTTATAAAAGTCCCATAA
- a CDS encoding trypsin-like peptidase domain-containing protein, whose product MKIARAPVFLLIFSLCFTSIGCGEEATPNSEAATKVEPSVLPELDAMAIAELYRNTLVDIQTVVTREDGRTEVWGGSGFFIDKDAHVLTCCHVVYDDSTEVQGMFGTYQVSPVRQYEYWITLNNRKYKATLLGANKYVDAAVLTVADIEPTAYQAAKLGDSDKAKMGERVYAYGNPMDLPRTFTNGIVSATHRQITGADDLWYIQDFIQTDTPINPGNSGGPLINSRGETIGINAGTYRGFDGLHLAVSIKLANPKKLMSDGIVKMAYLGADVMLDNFARTGVPGDSGFSDMVTMNTLTGIDHRKSLEMLADMTYPVPDNSELRSIVIGVDVKSPAEIAGLKRGDLVTHFNGAAVKNGRDVRIMMLDIGPDKEFEVKVTRVEKGVASELTLKLKLMKEKPKSP is encoded by the coding sequence ATGAAAATCGCCCGTGCTCCTGTTTTTCTGCTCATTTTCTCTTTGTGTTTCACCAGCATCGGTTGTGGCGAAGAGGCTACTCCGAATTCTGAAGCCGCTACGAAAGTTGAACCTTCGGTTCTTCCGGAACTCGACGCGATGGCTATCGCCGAGCTTTACAGAAATACCCTTGTGGACATTCAGACGGTGGTGACGCGCGAAGATGGACGAACTGAAGTCTGGGGTGGAAGCGGATTCTTTATCGATAAAGATGCGCACGTTCTTACCTGCTGTCACGTCGTCTATGATGACTCTACGGAAGTGCAGGGGATGTTCGGAACTTATCAGGTTTCTCCGGTGCGTCAGTACGAATATTGGATTACGCTGAACAATCGGAAGTACAAGGCGACTCTGCTGGGCGCCAACAAATATGTTGATGCCGCAGTTCTTACTGTGGCCGACATTGAGCCGACTGCTTATCAGGCTGCTAAATTGGGTGATTCCGACAAGGCGAAGATGGGCGAGAGGGTTTACGCTTATGGAAATCCGATGGATCTTCCCAGAACTTTCACCAACGGAATTGTTAGCGCTACTCATCGACAGATTACCGGCGCAGACGATCTTTGGTACATCCAGGACTTTATTCAGACCGACACTCCGATCAACCCCGGCAATTCCGGCGGTCCGCTGATTAACTCGCGCGGAGAAACGATCGGCATCAATGCCGGCACTTATCGCGGTTTTGATGGCTTGCACCTTGCGGTTTCGATCAAGCTGGCGAATCCGAAGAAGTTGATGTCTGACGGAATCGTGAAGATGGCTTACTTGGGAGCGGATGTGATGCTGGATAACTTTGCTCGCACCGGCGTTCCTGGTGATTCTGGTTTCAGCGATATGGTTACGATGAACACGTTGACCGGCATTGATCACCGGAAATCTCTGGAGATGCTGGCTGACATGACCTATCCCGTTCCCGACAACAGTGAACTCCGGTCGATTGTAATCGGAGTTGACGTCAAATCTCCCGCGGAAATTGCCGGCCTGAAGCGTGGCGACTTGGTTACCCACTTCAACGGTGCCGCCGTGAAGAACGGCCGCGACGTCCGCATTATGATGCTGGATATCGGACCTGACAAAGAGTTTGAGGTGAAGGTGACGCGCGTCGAAAAGGGCGTCGCTTCTGAACTCACTTTGAAGCTGAAGCTGATGAAGGAAAAGCCTAAGTCTCCCTAA
- a CDS encoding NYN domain-containing protein — MINKEQRVGIFIDVQNLYHSAKNLYKSRVNFKELVRALVAGRKLIRAIAYVVKTEGTAAEAETKQARDGEAAFFDALKEAGIELRMKDIQVYPGGMKKADWDVGMAVDAIRMSGFLDVVVLVTGDGDFLPLVDYLKWGQGRVVEVAAFSRTAKTEMKEQADRFIAIEELPRALIRK; from the coding sequence ATGATTAATAAAGAACAAAGAGTTGGCATCTTCATAGATGTCCAAAATCTTTACCATTCAGCAAAAAATTTATATAAATCGAGGGTTAATTTTAAAGAATTAGTTCGCGCTTTAGTGGCCGGCCGGAAATTAATCCGCGCCATCGCTTATGTGGTAAAAACCGAAGGTACTGCCGCCGAAGCTGAAACCAAGCAGGCGCGCGATGGTGAAGCGGCTTTTTTTGACGCATTGAAAGAAGCGGGCATAGAACTTCGGATGAAAGATATCCAAGTTTATCCCGGCGGAATGAAGAAAGCCGATTGGGATGTGGGTATGGCGGTGGATGCCATCCGGATGTCGGGATTTCTCGATGTCGTGGTGCTGGTTACCGGAGATGGAGATTTCCTCCCCTTGGTGGATTATCTGAAATGGGGCCAGGGCAGGGTAGTCGAAGTAGCCGCCTTCAGCCGCACAGCGAAAACGGAAATGAAAGAGCAGGCCGATAGATTTATCGCAATCGAAGAATTACCAAGAGCTTTAATACGAAAATAA
- a CDS encoding YifB family Mg chelatase-like AAA ATPase has product MANISKVFAAELDGIDAKLIEVETDINVGLHAFNIVGLADKALSEAKERVNSALKNTGVKAPNRENRKIVVNLAPADIKKNGSQYDVAIALGYLLASKQIKEFDASDKIFVGELALSGELRPVNGALSIARLAKKLGFNSVFLPQVNAVEAAMVSGIKTIPVKNLADLIDHLEERATIKAHPPTKLDSNSPGNFPDFSEVKGQEHAKRALTVAAAGGHNIIMVGPPGTGKTLLAQALNSILPEPDAAEVIEMTQIYSSAGALAGLPYINFRPFRAPHHTASPVSVVGGGSNPKPGEISLAHRGILFLDELPEFRRDLLESLRQPLESGKVSVARAKQSLIFPSKFILVAAMNPCPCGYHGDPEKACQCSAFEVFRYQKKVSGPLLDRIDIQINVPRMKIAELRVAKTGESKAVKKMISEARDVQKERLGEHKLFTNSEMSSKLVDKLVDLNQGADNFIKEVFDKSMLSTRGYYRVLKVARTIADLEGSQKVSAEHLAEAFNYRIKTI; this is encoded by the coding sequence ATGGCAAACATTTCAAAAGTTTTTGCGGCGGAACTGGATGGCATCGACGCGAAGCTTATTGAAGTTGAGACCGACATCAACGTCGGTCTTCATGCTTTTAATATTGTGGGCTTAGCCGACAAGGCTTTGTCGGAAGCGAAAGAACGGGTGAATTCTGCTTTGAAAAATACCGGAGTAAAAGCGCCGAATCGCGAGAATCGGAAGATTGTGGTGAATTTAGCCCCGGCGGATATAAAAAAGAACGGCTCGCAATATGACGTGGCAATCGCGCTCGGATATTTACTTGCGAGTAAACAGATAAAAGAATTTGATGCCAGCGATAAAATTTTCGTGGGCGAGTTGGCTTTGTCGGGGGAATTGCGTCCGGTGAATGGCGCTTTGAGTATCGCGCGTCTCGCGAAGAAGCTGGGATTCAATTCTGTTTTCTTGCCGCAAGTGAATGCCGTGGAGGCGGCGATGGTATCGGGCATAAAAACTATTCCCGTGAAAAACCTCGCTGATTTAATTGATCACTTGGAAGAACGCGCGACCATCAAAGCTCATCCGCCGACGAAGCTGGATTCTAATTCTCCCGGAAATTTCCCTGATTTTTCCGAGGTGAAAGGCCAGGAGCACGCCAAGCGTGCCCTGACGGTTGCCGCGGCCGGTGGCCACAACATCATTATGGTTGGCCCGCCCGGAACCGGAAAAACTCTGCTCGCCCAAGCCCTGAATTCTATTTTGCCCGAGCCGGACGCGGCCGAAGTAATTGAGATGACTCAGATTTACAGCTCTGCCGGAGCGCTGGCCGGCCTTCCATATATAAACTTCCGTCCCTTCCGCGCCCCGCATCACACCGCCTCGCCCGTCTCGGTGGTTGGCGGCGGCTCTAATCCAAAACCCGGAGAAATCAGCTTGGCGCATCGGGGAATTTTATTTTTGGATGAATTGCCGGAATTCCGACGTGATCTTTTGGAATCTTTGCGCCAGCCGCTGGAAAGCGGAAAAGTTTCGGTGGCGCGCGCCAAGCAGAGCTTGATTTTTCCGAGCAAATTTATTTTAGTAGCGGCGATGAATCCCTGCCCTTGCGGATATCACGGTGATCCGGAAAAAGCCTGCCAGTGCTCGGCCTTTGAGGTGTTCCGTTATCAGAAAAAGGTTTCCGGCCCGTTGCTGGATCGTATTGATATTCAGATTAACGTGCCGCGGATGAAGATAGCAGAATTGCGTGTGGCGAAGACTGGAGAGTCTAAGGCGGTAAAGAAGATGATTTCCGAAGCGCGTGATGTCCAAAAAGAAAGACTTGGAGAGCATAAACTTTTTACTAATTCCGAGATGAGTTCGAAGCTCGTAGATAAATTAGTGGACCTCAATCAGGGTGCCGATAATTTTATTAAAGAAGTCTTTGATAAGTCCATGCTTTCTACCCGCGGTTATTATCGCGTCTTGAAAGTAGCCCGCACGATTGCTGACTTGGAAGGCTCGCAAAAGGTTTCCGCCGAGCATCTCGCCGAAGCTTTCAATTATCGCATCAAGACAATTTAG
- a CDS encoding endolytic transglycosylase MltG: protein MTRWLPIILVAIVIFTAPPAAYFVAPVNSAAAPQKFVVEKGDGMREIAAALEKDDLIKSPAAFVVYSVASGSAGKLKAGTYELSKAMNVFRIVDSLHAGPKEDISILVREGETLAEIEAKLVKAGIVKAKTLSRYPGKSLEGFLFPDTYRFFPNSPVDSVVKRFFTNFYNQAVPALKDSKRDFYETLIIASILEKEVPFHDDRKLVAGLLYKRLKIGMALQVDAAPETYDHPGLPKKPIANPGLDAIRAAANPQASEYLYYLSDPKTYKTIFSKDFDEHVQNKFKYLR, encoded by the coding sequence ATGACTAGGTGGTTGCCAATAATTTTAGTTGCCATAGTTATTTTCACTGCGCCCCCCGCGGCTTATTTTGTGGCTCCGGTAAATTCCGCCGCCGCCCCGCAAAAGTTCGTAGTAGAGAAGGGAGATGGTATGCGGGAGATTGCCGCGGCTCTGGAAAAAGACGACCTGATAAAATCTCCGGCGGCTTTCGTTGTGTATAGCGTAGCCTCTGGTTCGGCGGGTAAGTTGAAGGCCGGCACTTATGAATTGAGTAAGGCAATGAATGTGTTCCGGATTGTGGATTCTTTGCATGCCGGCCCGAAGGAGGATATTTCAATTTTAGTGCGAGAAGGGGAGACGTTGGCGGAAATTGAGGCAAAGCTGGTGAAGGCGGGCATTGTAAAAGCAAAGACGCTTTCCCGATATCCCGGAAAATCTCTTGAAGGATTTTTGTTTCCCGATACTTATCGCTTCTTCCCAAATTCACCAGTGGATTCGGTAGTGAAGAGATTTTTCACCAATTTTTATAATCAGGCTGTTCCTGCCTTGAAAGATTCCAAGCGGGATTTTTATGAAACTTTGATTATCGCCTCAATTTTGGAAAAAGAAGTTCCGTTCCATGACGACCGGAAGTTGGTGGCCGGCCTGCTCTACAAGCGGCTGAAAATCGGAATGGCCCTTCAAGTAGACGCCGCTCCGGAAACCTATGACCACCCCGGCTTGCCGAAAAAACCGATCGCCAACCCCGGCTTGGACGCTATCCGCGCCGCTGCTAATCCGCAGGCCTCGGAATATCTCTACTACCTCTCCGATCCCAAAACCTACAAAACTATTTTTTCCAAAGACTTCGACGAACACGTGCAAAATAAATTTAAGTATTTAAGATAG
- a CDS encoding polyribonucleotide nucleotidyltransferase, protein MDLQKKIFKTEFAGQPLSLEVSTLAHQANGAVIGKYGGNTVLVTAVMGSEDKDSDYFPLSVDYEERFYAAGKILGSRFVRREGRPGEEAILSGRIIDRTIRPLFDHRLRRETQVVVTILEIDGETDLEFITLLTASTAIAISDIPWNGPVAGIKMLFDGSKLTLNPKDSEIKAVWPAEKGFLSFVSGTSEKINMIELEGVDADESEIAKSYELAQKEIAAMIKWQNGIVKEIGKPKSSVQLAEPDAKLVKMVQEYLNDGKLEKAMYIKNKAEQHRKLAEVQAGLKALLEADGRDEKDLMLANQISERFTDDLVHKKIIESEIRPDGRKLDEIRDLHAEVGLLQRAHGSALFIRGETQALVVTTIAPPGAEQLMESMRGMVERRFMLHYNFPPYSTGETGRVGAPGRREIGHGSLAEKAVKNLIPTEDEFPYVIRVVSEVLSSNGSSSQATTCGAVLSLMDAGVPIKKAVAGIAMGMMTAPDGSYKVLTDIQGPEDHYGDMDFKVAGSADGVRAVQMDVKIDGLTNKMLIDGLAQAKKARLEILEVMNKAIDKPRKEVSQYAPVIMRLDIAPDQIGEVIGPGGKVINGIIERTGALTIDIEQDGRVLIAGPNKETALAAYKEVEAITKDYLVGDIVEGPIVKILEFGAIVEFSPGRDGMIHVSELKDGFVKKVEDVVKMGQVVKAKIIKTDMGKIGLSLKGVQQ, encoded by the coding sequence ATGGATTTACAAAAAAAGATTTTCAAAACAGAATTTGCCGGTCAGCCTTTAAGCCTTGAGGTTTCTACTTTGGCGCATCAGGCCAATGGCGCAGTGATTGGAAAATATGGAGGCAACACCGTCTTGGTCACCGCTGTAATGGGTTCGGAAGATAAAGATTCCGATTATTTCCCGCTCTCGGTTGATTATGAAGAGCGTTTTTATGCCGCTGGAAAAATTTTGGGAAGCCGTTTTGTGCGCCGTGAAGGCCGCCCGGGCGAAGAGGCGATTTTGTCGGGCAGAATTATCGACCGCACCATCCGCCCGCTTTTTGATCACCGCTTGCGCCGCGAAACCCAAGTCGTGGTCACTATTTTAGAAATTGACGGCGAAACTGATTTGGAATTTATTACTTTACTTACCGCTTCTACAGCAATCGCTATTTCCGATATTCCGTGGAACGGCCCAGTAGCGGGAATCAAGATGCTTTTCGATGGCAGTAAACTTACTCTCAACCCGAAGGATTCCGAAATCAAAGCCGTCTGGCCGGCAGAAAAAGGATTTTTGAGTTTCGTCTCCGGCACTTCCGAAAAAATTAATATGATTGAGTTGGAAGGTGTGGATGCTGACGAATCCGAAATCGCCAAGTCTTATGAATTAGCGCAGAAAGAAATCGCCGCGATGATTAAGTGGCAGAATGGAATCGTGAAAGAAATCGGTAAACCAAAATCCAGTGTTCAACTCGCTGAGCCGGATGCAAAGCTGGTTAAAATGGTGCAGGAATATTTGAACGACGGAAAATTGGAAAAGGCGATGTATATCAAAAATAAAGCCGAGCAACATCGCAAGCTCGCTGAAGTGCAGGCCGGTTTGAAGGCTTTGTTGGAAGCGGATGGCCGAGATGAAAAGGATTTGATGTTGGCGAATCAGATATCTGAAAGATTCACCGACGACTTGGTGCACAAAAAAATCATTGAATCAGAAATCCGCCCAGACGGCCGCAAGCTTGATGAAATTCGCGACTTGCACGCCGAAGTGGGTTTGCTCCAGCGCGCTCATGGTTCCGCTTTGTTTATCCGCGGCGAAACCCAAGCCTTGGTGGTAACTACCATCGCCCCCCCGGGAGCCGAACAGCTAATGGAAAGCATGCGTGGAATGGTGGAGCGCCGTTTTATGTTGCACTACAACTTCCCGCCATATTCTACCGGTGAGACCGGCCGCGTGGGCGCTCCAGGCCGCCGTGAAATCGGCCATGGTTCTTTAGCGGAAAAAGCGGTGAAAAATTTGATTCCTACAGAAGACGAATTTCCATATGTAATTCGTGTGGTCTCGGAAGTTTTGTCGTCTAACGGTTCCTCTTCGCAGGCGACTACCTGCGGCGCGGTTCTTTCTCTAATGGACGCCGGTGTGCCGATTAAAAAAGCCGTCGCCGGTATCGCGATGGGTATGATGACCGCTCCTGATGGCAGCTATAAAGTGCTGACTGATATTCAGGGTCCGGAAGATCACTACGGTGATATGGATTTTAAAGTTGCCGGCTCCGCCGATGGCGTGCGCGCTGTGCAGATGGATGTGAAAATTGATGGATTGACCAACAAAATGTTGATTGACGGTTTGGCGCAGGCGAAAAAAGCTCGCTTAGAAATTTTGGAAGTGATGAATAAGGCAATTGATAAGCCGCGCAAAGAAGTTTCGCAATACGCTCCGGTGATTATGCGTTTGGATATCGCTCCTGATCAGATTGGTGAAGTCATCGGCCCCGGAGGAAAAGTCATCAATGGAATCATTGAACGCACCGGCGCTCTTACTATTGATATTGAGCAGGATGGTCGCGTGTTGATTGCCGGCCCCAACAAAGAAACCGCCTTGGCCGCTTATAAAGAAGTTGAAGCTATCACTAAAGATTATTTAGTAGGGGATATCGTGGAAGGCCCGATTGTGAAGATTTTGGAATTCGGAGCGATTGTGGAGTTTTCTCCCGGCCGCGATGGAATGATTCACGTTTCCGAGCTGAAAGACGGATTCGTAAAGAAAGTTGAAGATGTAGTGAAAATGGGTCAGGTGGTGAAGGCGAAAATCATCAAGACCGATATGGGAAAGATAGGGCTTTCGCTGAAGGGCGTACAGCAATAA
- the rpsO gene encoding 30S ribosomal protein S15, whose product MLTSRKKKTVIKEHGVHDTDTGSAAVQIGLLSKQIEELTDHLKTHKKDNHSRRGLLKMVGKRRRLLAYLEKTDNKTYNSVVKKLGLKK is encoded by the coding sequence ATGTTAACTTCCAGAAAAAAGAAAACAGTAATTAAAGAGCACGGCGTACACGACACCGATACCGGTTCGGCCGCGGTTCAGATTGGTTTGTTGTCCAAGCAGATTGAAGAGCTGACTGATCACTTAAAAACGCACAAAAAAGACAACCACTCCCGCCGTGGTTTGTTAAAGATGGTCGGCAAGCGCCGCCGTCTTTTGGCGTATCTCGAAAAGACCGACAACAAAACCTACAACAGCGTTGTCAAAAAACTCGGCCTGAAGAAATAG